The DNA sequence ACAGACACAGTGACACACATAGACACATTGACATACATAGACACAGTGACACACCTGCACAAAGTGACACACATAGACATAGtgacacacacagacacactgACACACCTAGACATAGTGACACACATAGACATAGTGACACACATAGACATAGTGACACACATAGACATAGTGACACACATagacacatgtatatgtaggactccaaagtgtgatggctacaccaaagtgcgatggtttgtgcCAAAGCCCGATGGTGTGACAtgccaaagtgcaatggttcatcctcatgcgccaaagtgcgatggtgtgagaTGAGTGCATCAAAGTTCAATGATGTGAAATGCAAAGTCCGATGGCACACATTAATGCACCAAAGTGTGATGGTTATACATGCCGAAGTCCGTTGGTTTGCAGAACTGAATGGACAGTGTTTTGGTGCAGACTGCCACCCGTGTGTTTTCTCACCAAAATACCAACctaaaataataatattaataataacttatttcattacccgATATGTGTGGACTCATTGTGCCAGCATGGCGTTTTTGAACAGAAAaacttatctttattttacatacactgccaaatatgtttcatacgcAGTATTATTCCATCACTTGTAATTATGTTGATGTAAATTAATAACTACAATTGTTTGACATATTctgtatctattttgatttcatggtaaaataataaccatattttatacacattgtatcttatacatgtatttcatttgttttgtatatttgtatatgttttgtcttaattgtttcataaataaaaatcttgaaacttaaaaaaaaaaaacttatttcattaccatttagttATCCTATTACTGAACACAAACTTTTTAAATGCGAAATCACATAGAAcgttttgcattatagcatacACCCTGGaattgattacatgtacatcacaagtaataaatgatcatgaatcaAAGCAAAGTAGATatttcgacaacaaatgtactttgccatTCTCACaatcctcaacagtgtaaaccttgccCTTGCTATCGTCAAAGTCAATCTTAATCACCCCTGCCTTCCTACAATGCCCCATAGACATTGGTGCCAACAGAAAGAACTTTTGTTGGGGTAAACTAACGTTACATTTCTTCGGTTTGACTTTGAAAGATGTTACAATAAtaacgtgacgtcacaaacgttactgaatcCCCGCACCATCGAACTTTGgtgtgtcagaccatcgcactttggcgtacAGCGTGTTTATTTAGGAGAAAGGCAATCACACTTAAAATTTGGCTTCCACAACGTCAATaaaccattgcactttggcgtgaccatcgcacttagGAGTGACCATCACACTTttgagtcttacatatatattcctcaCAATTCAACACTCAAATTGTTACTTATAAAGATTCCCAACTGTATAGGAAAACCTTAGTTTCAGTTTGAGCTACTTGTATCTAAATTTTCACCTATCACAACCATCAATGTCTATCAACCTTAATAAGTGAATTCATAGTAAATTCCAAATATGTAAATTGAATTTTGCAGACCAGTGGAACCAGAACCAGATGGATATCATGAACAAGGCCGATGAACAGGACGCAACCCAATCCCATGACCAGACGGATACCGTGAACAAGGCCGATGAACAGGACGCAACCCAATCCCAGGACCAGACGGATACCGTGAACAAGGCCGATGAACAGGACGCAACCCAATCCCAGGACCAGACGGATACCGTGAACAAGGCCGATGAACAGGACGCAACCCAATCCCATGACCAGACGGATACCGTGAACAAGGCCGATGAACAGGACGCAACCCAATCCCAGAACCAGACTCTTAAGGAATGTGTAACAGTCAGTTCTGTGCCTGACAGGTAATTTTGAACTTCAACTACCACAGCGAAGTGTACGAACTTCAACTATCACAGCAAAGTGTAAGTTCTGAGCTTCAGCTACCACAGCAAAGTGTACAAACTTCAACTACCACAGCAAAGTGTAAGTTGTACAATTTGCAAAGATTTCCTTTCTTTCCAGTTAACTTTATGCGATAAATATgattatttgaaatacatgcaaTCTCAAATACACACATGTAATTTGTTTCTATAGATAAGACCGGAGTCTGGATCGTACTTTATATTGTTGCTCTTGGCATTACCTCGTTTCCTGCCGTAGTAAGTCACCACTTCTATTCGAATTATCCCTCTGGGATCTGTTGTCActttattttatgatatctgAATGAACACTTTCACTATCAATCATTGATATTTCCTTATTGAGAAAGATTTCATAATACTATTTTGCCTTATATGTGTTATTTTCAAGCGATTAATGTCTTCACCAATTCTATTTTATTTCTGTACCATAAGGTGCTTacgatatatttaaaatttcataatgaAACAGAAAGACACAATATGGTATCTCAGTCTTTCACATATTACAAAGTCTTGCACAGATGACAGACATGTTCCATAATTAATATCCTTGATTTGTTGACATGATTAATATAGTTATACTGCCTTAAGATTAATATTTGACCTCTTCACAGGGTGTGTGTCTGATGGTTGCAGATTGTCCAGTTGTATATTGCCGATTTACATTCAGAGGTGCTGTCCCAAACTCACTTTTGTGTTTCCACAGGTTATACTCAATAGCCTCATGAATCACATTTTCAAATACAACATTATGGGTGAGTGTATCAAGAAACTGACCATTCCATCCTGGACACAGATATGGTCAAGGAACTTTCACAACCTGATGTTATTGTTAAAGGCACTCACCTGTActattgtaacaggaagggagataaatgcaacagaccagaccaggccccctgaatctctagtcaggtgctctaccaaccgagctaactggccactggTGATCAAACCCGTCTGACCACagcattcctccctccttaaacgTCTTCACACTCGAAGACAGtaacccagattctttttgccCTGACAGGACTTTCACCTACAAATCCTGGTCACATCACcaagtgtaacaggaagggaaaaaatgcaatggaccagacctgGGTTCGAATCTGTGCCCCTAAATCTCCAGTCCCGTGCTCTACCAACAGAGCTATCTGCCCGACGATGATCAAACCcgtctgaccgctacattcctcctgttttttaatggtatatacaagctcaacaaaaattttatctatctaacaaataaggacaaatttacttggttgatgattaagacaaaccagtaattgtcaaattgagtgaatatttagtgcaaactttcagaaaaagaagtgatgctttaaaactgcaaaaatcattatagtttattattcatatgttggtataatactgatactgtccatttacttgtgtatacacatgattagcaattcatatatgtatgtacttgtttccccaacatgctgcatccacatgcagtttgcagtctatgtaacctgtagttaatgttgtaaactttctttcttttttgaatttccttctttataaactgtcttactgttatgacctctgggcccaaaattggaataaacttatcttatcttgtATATTAGTATTTCGCATGAAAAGAATTCAGCACCTGTTGCTGTGAGCTTAAGCTGTTTGCgtatcaaagtactgaaaactTAAGAGTGTCTGAATGAACCACAGAGTTCATTGTGGTCCATGGCCCAGAGCTCTAGAACCTACTGTCGCCTTATCATTTGCTTCAAAAGTAATACAGCATACTGTTTCATTTTAATCTTCAATATAACTGTTCTATCCTCCTCAGTTTTTGAATCCATCTTGTAGATGAGGTCCATGTCCTTTCAAATGTTCCATTGAGAAGGGGATCGGCTCTAATTCACAATTAACAAATCATTAATTATGTagtatttatttctatttgcATAGATCAGACAAAGATAAATTACTGATCATAATATTAACACAAGTTGCAACAGCTTTATGGTCATCAGACacaatatgtatatttactACACTTGCACACAGTATGTAATCATGGAAATGTCTTGAAAAGTATTTTCCCCCCTATAATAATGATTCTTAAGAAGACAACATAAAGACGCACGTTGTCTTCAATTCCTGAAATTGTCTATTTTCTATAAAAAGCAATGCATGATTGAACACTAAACATACACCAGtatatacatcatgtacatccttttcatttttatacatacctttttaaaatttacttcgAAGAGAACACAAAAAAATGACAACAAACACTATTTCAATAGCCAACACAAACACAGGCTGCAGACATCTCCGTTACATTAAAAATTCACTTCACAAACACAGGCTGCAGACATCTCCGTTACATTAAAAATTCACTtcttgtatacatatatattcacatcTGAACATAGATTTTATTCAGATTAACATAGACCATTTTATTTAGACTGAATGACTTCAGTAAACAAGGACTCCTCATACATAAAGCAAATACATGTGAAATGTactaaaagaaatattttttaattaaaagtgTTTACCCTATGCACCAGCACTGTGTCTTATCACAAATTCTCTCACACAGACTTTCTCtgcatcatttcatttcaaactCAAATTCACTTTTAATACTAGTTATTGTAATACCATGGGCCAGCATTCTGACCATTCACAGGTTCTATAAACTGATTTGTCATActatcaatgaaaacaacaatataAACAGTCAACTGAATTACAGCAATTCAATGCTCACGAAATACTACAACATTTCAGTACGAAGGTAATGGATTTCTTTATGCTTGAGTCGATTGGAAAGGACAATATATCACAAAAGCatgttaaacaataaaataagtaGACTAAAACTTGGTCCACGCTAAACGTTCATTCAACTTTCATAAAAAGGCACATCACAAAAATTCTAGTAAGCACAGAACAATTCTAATTCTACACGGGATGTGGCGAGACAGACACAGGGAGAGTCACCGTCTGGCATTTTGTCATCATCTCACTGAGATGTAAACACAATTCACTGAACTGTGGCCGATCTCGGGGATTCTCTGACATgcattttttaataatatctctcAGTTCCACTGGAATTTGTTCTGTCACTGGCAGTTGAATATCACAGTTTTTGAGTTTCCTAATCACATCTTCATCAGCCAGTGTGGGGTAAGGCAGCTCCCCGAGGCTGAACACTTCCCACATGAACACACCATACGCCCACACGTCACTTTTTGTGGAATAGTCATTCCGAAGCAACACTTCCGGTGCTGCCCATCTCAAGGGGAGAAAACTCTGATTATGAAAGAAATATTCCCCTGCATAAACGTCTCTACACATGCTGAGGGAAGATATTTTGAGCTCCATTCTGGAGGTTAATAGAATGTTTCTAGCTGCCAGGTCTTTGTGGACAAATCTGTGGTTGGATATGTGCTCCATGCCTAGGGCTATCTGATTGTACATGGTCAGTTTCTGAGCCAGTGTCAGGGGAGGGACGCGGGACGGGAATGGACGTCCGTTTATGTGACCCCTTGTGGCAAGTAAGAACTGCTTCAGATCACCCTGGAAAAGAGAAGAAATTGGTACTATAAATGTCTTATATCTAGCGAGAACAATATTAGACAGAaattcaacaagttagcgtagacaTGATTTAGCGCTTTTTAGATGTGCTACATAGAAAGATATGAATACACTAGACAATTAgtgatgtacttgatttagcgttAGCTGCTTTCCGcgaaaggcgctaaatagaatacacagtcACACGTAGGACATTTACAGTATATTCTATAGAGAAGTGTCTTATTTCTGTTTACTTGGTAAGCTGttgtataccccccccccccctccctgttttgaattctttatcaGACTACAGTACATTTGACGTTATCCATACATTCCTCAAGAATTCAGtattaattatttatcaatataaGCAATCTTACCCAGTCACAATACTCCATAATCATAAAGTGGGGTTCTACTTCTCTACACACACCCAGCAGTTTAACGATGAAGGGGTGATCTAGTTTGGAGTACATTTCCATTTCCTGTCGAAACTCAAAGAAGAGGTGCTCATCCTTCATAAGCAGAGACTTGACCACTACCAGAGTCTCGGGTTCGACGTCTCTGATGTCGCGAGCCTTCGCCAGGAATACATCACCAAATATGCCATTACCTGAAGATAAACATTGAAATCAAAAGAACTGAAATGACTGTGCATGACCATTGATGTGTAAATCACAGACACAGAGTAAGTGTAAATCACTGACACAGAGTAAGTGTAAATCACCGACACAGAGTAAGTGTAAATCACCGACACAGAGTAAGTGTAAATCACCGACACAGAGTAAGTGTAAATCACAGACATAGAGTAAGTGTAAATCAGACACAGAGTAAGTGTAAATCACAGACACAGAGTAAGTTTTGTAAAGGTCTGTGGAAACATATACTGTATACAAGGAAGTCTTCCTCCCCCGTTTTATTTTCATCCTTATCCTTAAAAAGGTGAATTTAAAATGAGGCAGAGATCTATACAAATTTATTTCGAACTCTATTGCAGTAAACTGTTTTGAGTGAAATAGAAATGGgacaaaattgattttcaaaatgtcTGGGTGGAAATAACATGAGGTGAAAATCCTCCTGTAAGCAGTAATTacaaaaacagaaatatacatgtacgtcattGATATAAATAGATGTTAGTACTAAACTGTGTCAGTTTATCGTAATAAAATGTAACACGCTTCGTGAACATAAGCTGACGTAAAGTGTTGTAATtcatttttatgtttacattttacttcCACTGCTGTCAAAATATTTCCAGCCGTTAGAATGGTCGTACTATATccatcaagattcatacgcacattgttcacattcatgagaaaatgaacTGCATTAATTCCAAAACTTATTCCCTATTTTGTATGTGAAGCATATAACAATGGTAACATCATATTAGAAATTACATGTCTGTAGGCACTTGTGGTTACTTATTAATCATACATGCACTGTACAAGTTGTGGAAGGTAtgatggttttttttattatcatttcaattggtcaagatatcaaaggtaaacatattggaaatgtaaatatttgaaagtgatCAATTGTACTCACCTAGCATGCCTATAGAGGAGAGATTCTGCCTGGGGAAGATCAATCTATCGAGACTCCCCCTCCTTGATCGCGAGTAGGAAGACGAGGACTGGGAAGGATGAGAACTTAGTCCCGAGACGTGAGATCGATTGTCACTGTCACTGCGGAACTGATTACGAGACTCGTTGTCTCGATCCTTTACGAGTAACTCGTGCTGCTCAGCTGAAAGGTGCCCATTTTCTGACTTAGCTAAAAGTATAAAAACAAACTCTGTTCATCAGGATTTCTGTAGAGTTGTCTTTAATGGGTTCATTAATTTCAAAAGCTTTATGCTCTATGATTACTAATAATTCTTTCACGTAATTCATTTTGGGAGGATAAAGGATCTTTAAATTCCTGTAGTAATTGCAACTACTGAAAATGAGAAATGACTTACATGGTGCTTTCCTGTTTCTCCTCTGCATCAGAAGTCTATAACTGCAATATGCTGTTAGAGCTATGACCAAAGCTAAATATGCCCCTGCACTGCATACAACAATGATAATGGTCTTCATCATGTCTGAGCCTCCATTCTCAGTAGATTTATCAATGGTATATTCAATGGATGCTGGGAAAAGAGGAACAAAttctgttacaaaatttagtcTCTAGTATCACCACAACAACACTTTTCTTGGATATTGGTTTACTTTAAATTACCATATATATAGCAGACAAAacatacacccccccccccccccccaaataaaagAACAGTAAAAGGTACATATAAAAAAGAGAAAGTATCAAAGGACCATAAATCATGCATCTTTTATATTGTACATTGAATACTGTTTCATGCTAAATTTCAAGAAACAAAGGGTTTCATAATGACTACTGAAGTTAACTTGTTGACCCTAAAAATCACTCTTGAATTTAGGTGTAACAAATATACAGCATATTCTTTACATTGTGGAAGAACTTATTTCTGTGTAATTAATGTCCTGTGCTTCTAAAAGCACGAGTTCCCATCAAATGGTTCTAGCAAAGCTATACAATACTCTGTGCATCCCAAAAATGTGTCATAAAGTTAAAATGACAGCAAGTAAATGTTATTAGAATTCGAGTTTCATGTACAAGGAAAATCAAAGACTAAAACTCGAGATACATACTGGCGAAAGTAAGGAAACCCGAGATACATACTGGCGAAAGTAAGGAAACTCGAGATACATACTGGTGACAGTCAGGAAACTCGAGATACATACTGGTGACAGTAAGGAAACTCGAGATACATATTGGTGACAGTAAGGAAACTCGAGATACATACTGGTGACAGTAAGGAAACTCGAGATACATACTGGTGACAGTAAGGAAACTCGAGATACATACTGGTGACAGTAAGGAAACTCGAGATACATACTGGTGACAGTAAGGAAACTCGAGATACATACTGATGACAGTGAGGAAACTCGAGATACATACTGGTGACAGTAAGGAAACTCGAGATACATACTGGTGACAGTAAGGAAACCCTGAGATACATACTGGTGACAGTAAGGAAACTCGAGATACATACTGATGACAGTGAGGAAACTCGAGATACATACTGGTGACAGTAAGGAAACCCGAGATACATACTGGTGACAGTCAGTAAACCCGAGATACATACTGGTGACAGTAAGGAAACCCGAGATACATACTGGTGACAGTGAGGAAACTCGAGATACATACTGGTGACAGTGAGGAAGGCCTCCACTCGGTCTTTTCCTGCCACATTGGAAGCTGTACAGCCATATCTACCCTGATCCTCCATGTAAACTTTAGAGATGAACAAGGTGCCATTACTGAAAAGCTACAAATAAAGAAGAGAAAGAAACAGTGAAACAGTATAAAGAATGGTGAAGATGAATTCAATATTCATCTGAGGTCTCCATTTATTATAAAAGGAATAGCAACTGTTTTCATCAGAGTAGATCATTCAGAGTACTAAATTTTGAAGTTTCTGTCTGATTTACTGTAACAACACTACTCAGTTCAATTCAGATAGCCCTGTGTTTGATTAACTCTGCAAAAAGCAGAATTTATGGTTTGATTTGAATTCCCTTGCTGGTAGCCATGTAAAATGTAGCCAATAAATTACCACGTCAATTGAAATAAAAGTTGAGATTGATTCAAAACTCATCACATTTATACCTTACAACCACTTGTTTGAAATTCTCAGAGTTAATGGACCACAACCCTGCTGAAAATTAGTCAAATAAAGTCAAACTTAAACTTGACCAGTAGTACTTTAATTTCAATGTACAACCACACACCAAAAATCGACAAAAACTTTGAAGTCAATGAAATTTTCTAGTCCAGGGGGCATAATTCTGCTAATGGCAGGTCATTTGAACAAATGTCAAAACTTTATCTTTAACTCATCAATACACAAATACATTACAAAAATTAGCTATAAAACATCTGCAAGCATTGCAATTAAAGGAGTAAGAAAAAGAGCTGGAAAActgttaaattttcaaattacaagGGTCCCAACTCTGCTGGCAGTAAGTCAATGGACATGAAACTTATACATAATCTATAATTGATTGATATACAACTACACACCAAAAATCAACTTAACACCTGCACACATAGAAAGGAGAGAAAAAGTGCAAAAAACTATGATATTGTATGGAAAGGTGTTATGCATATGACCCAGTTATATCATAGTCAGGgcataaatttttttatttacctTTATTCTACTACTGTCTATGTCTTGGAAGTAATTTTTGTCCCAGCGGATAGCTGGCTTGGGGTCTCCAATAGCAACACAGTGCAACATCGCTGGGTGTCCCTCATAAATTGTCATATTCTTTGGCCTCACATGAAATCTGGGTCTTTCtgcaaatgaaagaaaaagtgagcaagctcgcATACCCCATGCCCCCACAGTGAATGACAACACTACACTttatgaatggtaatgctatgcataaaataaaacaaattctcATGCCTCTGTGCTTCACTGTATTATTTTCACACATGTATAGATGGCACAACTCAAGTTATATGTGATGTTATTTACAAATGTCAGTTGTGTAAAatatctcaacaacaaaaaaacccaccccagaaatattttaattacatatggCTGGAAAACCAGTTTTAACCAAGATGCACAAAATAGTATATTTAGACCAAACTTCTATTTTCAAAAGGGGTATAACtccaagaaaaaaaatcaaattattgacCCATCAATCAACcctgttcttgtcagcacaactcctcAAAATCAAATCCGAACTGCCTGCGAATATACACATTTATGGACTACAAAGTTCTACTGAgcagtttcagaggagttgtgctgacaagaacaggacagacagaCTGATGACAGGTCAATATCATTATACCTTCCACAACTCtttgtgtggggtataattATAACCAATTATTTTCTTGGTGCAAATGATTATGAAAGTAGTATCTAAATTGTCTGATCTTTTCTCTGAATACAAAATCTTTCACTGGTAAAACAGTCCTAGTGGCACTAGAACTCCCTTTGGGTCACATTCAAACTTAGCAGTAACCTTGGTCACATTCAAACTTAGCAGTAACCTTGGTCACATTCAAACTTAGCAGTAACTTTGGTCACATTCAAACTTAGCAGTAACCTTGGCCAAATGATTTTGGTTCAGAGTCATGACACACTGGTTAAAAGCAACCTTTATGTGAAGTATGAACTTTGAAGGGTTCTCCATTATAAAGTTATGGAATGGACATGGATGGACAGATGGACATCATGATTTCTATACACCCCTCTGTTTCCAGAGGGGCGAGGGAGTCACAGAAAACTTACCAACAACATCTATGAAGACTGTTGCATTAATGGAGCCCTGCTTGTCATTATAAGCAGTACATGTGTACATCCCTTCATCTGACCTCTGAACCTTGAAGAAGTTCAAGGTGCCGCCCAGTGCAGTGAAGTGAGAGTCTGTGTGGATGGGTGTTGATTTCTGCCACATGATACGGACCGGTCCATCTCCCTCTGCTTTGCATGTCACTGAGGCATCATGGTACAGCTCAATGTTGGCATCTTTCAGAGGAGGAAAGAACTTTAATTTCTCTGAAAGAGAAAAACACTTATACACAATCAAACTTCTAAAAACTTAAGACCCTAACAATGATCGGGTGTTCTGAATGGTCtatgtaaatacattttgcatCATGCTAGTGATCAATGtctacatttttttaaaactggaCCAGGATTACAAAACACTGGTAATGATTGATCTCTTTTGCAGAGTAGATAACAATAATGTCAAAATCTGAATGCAAGGATCCCATTCTTTCCTAATATAACAATGAAATTTCTTTGTTGTAAGCATCCATTGAGCTGCATAATTTAGTTGGGTATCTCAGTGCAAATATCTGAACACTGTAAGTCTTTTATTGCTCATCCAATACTGTATGGTCATTTAAAGCCTGGTAATCCCCCTTCATCACCTGcccattgacctacttttgacaTGGAGATAGGCACCCTGCGACTCCACTAAACTCTGCCCTGTGGTGTTGGCCACACACTTATAGGTCCCAGCATCAGCCATCTCAGTCCGCTTTATTGTGAGGGTACCTTGCTCCAAGTCTATGATGTGTCTCATGGAGCCCTGTAGGAAAACAGTAGAAAATTTGGGGTTCatctattataattaaaagttttCACCCCTTACAAGCACCTGTTCCTCACCAGACACTCCTTCTTTCATACAATATATTAAGAATTTTAGGCATGGACACTGTTTCATCTCTGCAAGCCGATTAGTgctattcaataaaataaagaaaaactaCAGAATGGGTACTAACAAACCAGCAGGGGAAAAGCAATCCCTTCTTAAAGAGGATCAAGGAAATTGAACAGGAGATTGTCTCTTTCCACACTGAATGGGGATTAGTCTGTTTCACTCTTATTCAGAAGCTGTGGAGCAACGGAGGAATATATTGTCATAGTCCCATAGCTGAATTTTCTAAAAGATAATTTTGCAATGATTAATAGATTATTAAAGGGACCAGATATATTTACCATAGCTCGGTATATCCTCCTCTACAGCTCAATGCtgaataaatcttattaaagTGAAAGAGCTTAACTTAGATACTGTTCAAGACTGCAAAACAAACTCTTCTCAGGATTCCTCACAAACATCCATAAGAATGCATTCTTTAAATAAAACACTCATAGTTCTAGGAACTGATGGATGGTACTGACCATTCTGATGAGTTTTCCATCTTTCTCCCAGATCACCGTGGTAACAGGATATGGGGTTCCAGCCACCTGACAGTTCAAGACCGCTCTATTGTCTTCTTCAACTGCCATGTTTAAGGGGGGTCTTCGAATGGTTGGGGgaactgaaatatatatatatataaaaaaatcactTCAAGAGTAttctataaaataaaaaaaatttcaaacagtggtaaaaaataaatttccaaGTAGATTGATGGGTCTTTCTAGTCTCAACGAAATATCTGTGACTTTTCTCTAACTATAATGGGTGAAAGTTGTGTGTGCACACAAACAAAAATTTATAGTGAAGAAGGTTTCATTCAATTTAATACATACAATTAAATGTGATATTTACTATGCAAATCTGGTTTCAATTCATGCATaagtaattaaaactaaatttaCTCCTGGTTCGAAGAAAATACTGCATGTGGATTAGCCCTTTTACCATAACTCTTGTTTGTATTTTGTGTTTTTGCTCCCACAATTTACACAATAGAATCACCTTAACATCAATTACATCACCTAGGTGACAGGTGTAaattttccagatttttgttgaaaattcattGCAGAATCAACAGTTCAAAGGATTTAGTGGGAGAACACCAGATGCTTTATAAAACTAATCTACATTGCAGTGAAGGTTGGAAACTTCCTAATGCTAATCTTGAATTAGTTTTTTTCCCTCTCTAGAACATTCTGTTTTTAAAACCAGCATCAACAGACATATCACTGAACTAGCAATATCATCTGTCATGTTTTAATCTTGTTAATGTTTAGAGTTCATGTACACTTTATCAAGGGTAAAATTTTATGATTATGATTAAAAGTAGAAATAAGAAATAAGTACCATTATTTGTAGCAAAACTTTCTACAAAATGAAACATTATGTCAGTATTCACGTTTGTACTGCGGCTTCATTAGTCACTGAAcaataattttcttttctttcgtGGTTGATGAAGACCATAATATCAATTACTCCGAATATTCATTCAAGAGGGAAAAAGAAAGGGTATTTGCTTACGAATTTTTATACCCATGAAATTGGACCTTTCACAAGACGGTGAACTTTGATGCCCATGAAAATGACATGAAATTACACGATTCATTTACCTGAAACAA is a window from the Ostrea edulis chromosome 5, xbOstEdul1.1, whole genome shotgun sequence genome containing:
- the LOC125649465 gene encoding inactive tyrosine-protein kinase 7-like encodes the protein MDGRTRIAFVCLFHIVWSQDTFYFSSKPEDMDVVEGSEVLLRCDVSNRQHIVFSWAHNNKPLVPTSRRFQEGSHLHILRVTRESDSGTFSCIATNKTSGYSLVSEASLNIQWIDKTATVELKRPKPEELVLNSEVLLKCQISGNPDLLFDWYHNTFRLFNKNRIKILDKGSKVRIINVTAADNGIYSCLAENTAGSRSSAKNFLLNVKAPNTPHLIERQFTRSQTVLRNNPARLDCPFQEATRIDWFSFHEKILNSSRYLVFENGSLYFSRVRSSDEGIYRCEGLGANRRIPSQTFTSELIIASLEEFKMESFEPRLIPNFPIVIPMHTRFVVKMFPPEGRPKPILEWRDRSDLVIGQSGNIHVNETDLIFERPQEMDSGNYTAIIRNVAGVKQQKVWIIVSVPPTIRRPPLNMAVEEDNRAVLNCQVAGTPYPVTTVIWEKDGKLIRMGSMRHIIDLEQGTLTIKRTEMADAGTYKCVANTTGQSLVESQGAYLHVKKKLKFFPPLKDANIELYHDASVTCKAEGDGPVRIMWQKSTPIHTDSHFTALGGTLNFFKVQRSDEGMYTCTAYNDKQGSINATVFIDVVERPRFHVRPKNMTIYEGHPAMLHCVAIGDPKPAIRWDKNYFQDIDSSRIKLFSNGTLFISKVYMEDQGRYGCTASNVAGKDRVEAFLTVTTSIEYTIDKSTENGGSDMMKTIIIVVCSAGAYLALVIALTAYCSYRLLMQRRNRKAPSKSENGHLSAEQHELLVKDRDNESRNQFRSDSDNRSHVSGLSSHPSQSSSSYSRSRRGSLDRLIFPRQNLSSIGMLGNGIFGDVFLAKARDIRDVEPETLVVVKSLLMKDEHLFFEFRQEMEMYSKLDHPFIVKLLGVCREVEPHFMIMEYCDWGDLKQFLLATRGHINGRPFPSRVPPLTLAQKLTMYNQIALGMEHISNHRFVHKDLAARNILLTSRMELKISSLSMCRDVYAGEYFFHNQSFLPLRWAAPEVLLRNDYSTKSDVWAYGVFMWEVFSLGELPYPTLADEDVIRKLKNCDIQLPVTEQIPVELRDIIKKCMSENPRDRPQFSELCLHLSEMMTKCQTVTLPVSVSPHPV